In the genome of Novipirellula artificiosorum, the window CTTTGGCATCCGCAAGAAAGGAACTTCCGACAAGGTTGAATTATCAGATCGGTTTCCGATTGGCTCTAACACCAAGTCGATGACGGCGACGTTGGCAGCCGTTATGGTGGATTCAGGAAAAATCGATTGGTCAACGAGCATTGGCGAAGTTTGGCCCCAAGCCACTGACGATGACATTCATCCAAAGCTAAGCACGGTGACACTGGATCAGTTGTTGACGCATCAAAGTGGACTGCCCGGTGATATTTCAGAATTTTCAGGTCAGGCGTGGGCTAGCTTCTTCGAGGAAAAGCAATCGCCTGTATTGGAGCGCCGACGTATGCTCAAGCTGGTGCTTTCCAAGGCACCTTCGCAACCTCAAGGAAAATTCGCCTACTCGAATCTCGGTTACGCGATCGCCTCAGCGATGTTGGAAACCCGCGCACAAGAGTCGTATGAGTCGCTGATGAAGAAGCATGTTTTCGATCCACTGGAAATGCACTCGGCAGACTTTCGATCTATGGGGTCGGCAAAGCAATTGCGGTCACCTCTCTTGTGGGGACACGCGCAGAGCGGCGAGCCCATTGATCCAAGAACGGCGGGTGCTGAAAACCCAACGGTCTATGCAGCCGCTGGTACGGTGCATTTGTCCATCGAAGACTACGCGAAGTACGCACGGTGGCATTTAGCGGCAAAACCCGCGCCGGTACTGCGATCACAAAGCGCATTGGACCATCTACACAAGCCGCAAGTCGACTATACCCTCCCCGGCGCAAAGTACGCGTGCGGATGGATTTGCATGGATACTGCGCTCGGTCCCGCGCTCAACCACGCCGGGTCCAACACGAATTCCTGGGCATTGATCTGGATCTTGCCCGAATCCGACTTCGCAGCCATCGTTTGCACGAACTCGGGGCAGCAAAAAGCATATATCGCTTGCGACGAGATGATGAGTTATCTGATGTTGGAACACGCTTCCGCCAAAAGCACGAAGCGTGCAGCATTGCCTGCAACCGATCCGGGCGAAGTCACACCCGAGCGTCTGGTAGGACATTACCAACTTAATCCCAACTTTGTCTTTGACGTGCGCAACGAAAACGGTCGCTTGTTCGTTACTGTCACGAACCAGCCAACAAATGAAGTATTCGCTGACTCACCAACGCAGTGGTCGTATCGCGGAATCGATGCAAAGCTGGAGTTTCATCTTCGCTCCAAGAGTCCTGCCTACGCATTAACGCTTCACCAAAATGGAATCGCACAACAAGCAAAGAGAGTCCGCGAATGATTCGGCAGCAGACTGGCTGTGCCGCAGCAAGTACGATCAGTTTAGACTGCATTGGACGCCCAAGCGAGTGAGTAGGAGAAGAGAGCTCTCTCGCTCGCGATTCGGGCTTGTATCGGCGGTTCTGGAATCCTTTGGCTTTTTGTCACCGACCACCATTGAGATGTGACAGTTCAGTGAAGCAGTAAGTTTTTGGGCTGCTAAACTGTTCTAGAACCTGTCAACGTCGGAGTGCCAAATGAGAATAAGTCTCTTTTTTCCGGTGATCGGGCTGATCTTTGTGATTGGCTGCCGTCAAGGAGGCCTGCCGACTGCTAACGCCAAGAATCAGCTACCAAAGCGATATCTGGTGGTTTCCTTGTTTGACGAAGGTGATCCTTTTGACCGAGCGAGCGAGACGCTCGTAAAGCGGCACCAAGCTGATCATCTGCACGTCGCGGCGGAGTTGTTGGGATTGCTTGACGAACTTCGCACACGAAATCCTGATTACGTTGCATTTGTTGTTAAGCCGGACGTGTTGGATATTAATCTGGCGAATCGAATATTGAAGTTGTCCACCGAGGTCGATGATGATCCGTTCGTTGATTTTGCATACGGCTTTATCACAGGGCGTGACGCGGACGCAGCGGTGAAATTGGTTCACGCCGCCGATGCGAGGCGTGGCCTGCCGTCGATCTCGCAGTTTGGCGTCGGCTCCGATCAGTCCCCTGCATCCATGCAACAGAAAGGTGCGCTGCCTCTGCGTGGCGCGATAATTCCAGCCACGTTCTATACGTCTCATGGAGATACCGACGAGACGCGCGACGAGGAGTTTATCAAGAAGTCGATACCTCAGCTCGCTCGCTCGCCAATACTGCTGCTTGCTTCACATGGATATCCCGATGGACTAGTGGGCGGTCCGAAGGCTGCCGATATTCAGGGACGAGACTTCCACGGGAGCGTAGCCTTGAACATCGCTTGCTACACCGGGGTTACGAAAACTTGGTACGAAGACGACTGGGCA includes:
- a CDS encoding serine hydrolase; translated protein: MRYFAPIARLFVLLALFVATIRCSTSAAQAQTNDVAAKLAEICRKHDVPAMTAAVVNSNALVTSDCFGIRKKGTSDKVELSDRFPIGSNTKSMTATLAAVMVDSGKIDWSTSIGEVWPQATDDDIHPKLSTVTLDQLLTHQSGLPGDISEFSGQAWASFFEEKQSPVLERRRMLKLVLSKAPSQPQGKFAYSNLGYAIASAMLETRAQESYESLMKKHVFDPLEMHSADFRSMGSAKQLRSPLLWGHAQSGEPIDPRTAGAENPTVYAAAGTVHLSIEDYAKYARWHLAAKPAPVLRSQSALDHLHKPQVDYTLPGAKYACGWICMDTALGPALNHAGSNTNSWALIWILPESDFAAIVCTNSGQQKAYIACDEMMSYLMLEHASAKSTKRAALPATDPGEVTPERLVGHYQLNPNFVFDVRNENGRLFVTVTNQPTNEVFADSPTQWSYRGIDAKLEFHLRSKSPAYALTLHQNGIAQQAKRVRE